Proteins co-encoded in one Candidatus Acidiferrales bacterium genomic window:
- the pilO gene encoding type 4a pilus biogenesis protein PilO, whose amino-acid sequence MAMNFRELPWFVQALVFFLVAIGLVIAGEYIPMSPVAEKRVEREEAAGRLDRLRNEVSQLQVYDRRYREFQAEMISLQQQLENLRQIVPEEKQADEFIRMIQDSANASHIQIRRITAKPIVVHDFYSDMPFELELDGPYYGVMEFYDRMRGLSRIINVSEVTLKGVGDTVKIRFPVPPTTSVTGTCLVTAFFTRAVEARPGPPAVAQPGRR is encoded by the coding sequence ATGGCGATGAATTTTCGCGAGTTGCCCTGGTTTGTGCAGGCGCTCGTTTTTTTTCTGGTGGCGATCGGCCTGGTCATCGCCGGGGAATACATCCCCATGTCGCCCGTGGCCGAGAAGAGAGTGGAACGAGAAGAAGCCGCCGGGCGGCTCGACCGCCTTCGAAACGAGGTAAGCCAATTGCAAGTGTACGACCGCCGCTATCGAGAGTTTCAGGCGGAGATGATTTCCCTCCAGCAACAGCTTGAGAACCTGCGGCAAATCGTTCCCGAAGAAAAACAGGCCGATGAATTCATCCGCATGATTCAGGACTCGGCCAACGCATCTCATATCCAGATTCGTCGTATCACCGCCAAGCCCATTGTCGTCCATGATTTTTATTCGGACATGCCGTTTGAACTGGAGTTGGACGGCCCTTACTACGGTGTCATGGAATTTTATGATCGTATGCGGGGGTTGTCGCGGATCATCAACGTATCCGAAGTCACCCTGAAAGGCGTTGGCGATACGGTAAAAATTCGCTTTCCCGTCCCTCCCACCACCTCGGTAACCGGAACGTGCCTGGTGACGGCGTTCTTCACCCGGGCGGTTGAAGCCAGACCCGGCCCTCCGGCGGTCGCCCAGCCGGGGCGGAGGTAG
- the pilQ gene encoding type IV pilus secretin PilQ: protein MKKHAWAISSILLIAGLAAQGWAAEPASAIPPSGTPVQVTQLKAAVEAGAVSLTLKATGPFDYTSYRPSENLYVVDLPGVRSSQPGSARVLSSKLVTSYRLLQFAANNRPVLRLEFLLREPITPTVTHEPADTLIIRFGEASTHAEQAMLELPRAEPSAPSTARMATAIRNVSLETSSGPVVLVEADGRLHYEISRAENPPRLVLDFPGTTARVVRRRVNGQMPPVKAVRVGQFQPTVTRVVVDLEEFAEYKIDLTDDTLRLLFVTPGQTQAIARAQQPEPQSGEAVQPPAEPTKTAHADAPTSLPAPPEASEQPAVTPAVPENSGVAAQPAVVETSLAATEKAEIARPESTTDSLAVAPQVVAPSPASAVAKEEPAEEAMPRTEVQKRAESKPEMVTMSQDSSPLLAVPATLASLASPSPSSSPAVSLSAATPVTAAARVQEQPAPAQQQPAPEAAAQQAPKPKYTGEPISVNLKDVELKDFFRLIHEISGLNIVVDPAVKGTLTIVLDDVPWDQAIDIVLRNNELGKELEGNVLRLATLTTLKREEDMRRDLALARAQAVDPVTTTRVLSYAKAGTLKDTLKRFLSPRGELIADDRSNTLIIRDIPMVIPVMDNLIRQLDRKSLQVEIEARVVTASRQFAREIGTQFGFATSANARTVFGGLVGPGGFTSPVIRGLGLPIPPLVVAGGTAGNQIPLNVNLPTSAPTSGVTFAHSSPNLALDFIISAAESKGIGKLLSKPKVVTQNNVKASVSQGVKIPIQTTINNTISVQFIDVTLRLTVTPQITAENTVFMDIDVENTAIDPGIPRINGIPALDTQAATTQVLVNDGGTVVIGGVIISNQQINIAQVPLIGSIPVIGHLFKRQKVETSSQELLFFITPKIVPS from the coding sequence ATGAAGAAGCATGCTTGGGCAATCAGCAGCATCTTATTGATAGCGGGGTTGGCGGCGCAGGGCTGGGCTGCCGAGCCGGCATCGGCGATCCCGCCGAGCGGGACGCCGGTTCAGGTGACGCAGCTGAAGGCGGCGGTGGAAGCCGGCGCTGTCAGCTTGACGCTCAAAGCGACCGGCCCGTTTGATTACACCTCCTACCGTCCCAGCGAGAATCTCTACGTGGTGGATTTGCCGGGTGTGCGCTCCAGCCAGCCGGGGAGCGCCCGCGTGCTCTCCTCCAAGCTGGTGACCAGCTACCGCTTGTTGCAATTCGCAGCCAACAACCGGCCGGTATTGAGATTGGAGTTCTTGCTGCGCGAACCCATCACGCCGACAGTAACCCATGAACCGGCTGATACCCTGATTATCCGCTTTGGTGAGGCCTCCACCCATGCCGAACAAGCGATGCTGGAGCTCCCGCGGGCTGAGCCATCCGCTCCCTCCACTGCCAGGATGGCGACAGCCATTCGCAATGTGTCTTTGGAAACGTCGTCAGGGCCAGTCGTGCTGGTAGAGGCGGATGGGCGATTGCATTACGAGATCAGCCGGGCCGAAAATCCCCCGCGCCTAGTGCTCGACTTTCCGGGTACAACCGCCAGGGTGGTGCGCCGACGGGTGAATGGCCAGATGCCTCCGGTCAAGGCAGTTCGCGTGGGGCAGTTCCAACCCACAGTGACCCGCGTCGTCGTGGACTTGGAAGAGTTTGCCGAATACAAGATTGACCTGACGGATGACACGCTGAGGCTTCTCTTTGTCACCCCTGGCCAGACGCAAGCAATTGCCAGGGCACAGCAGCCCGAGCCCCAGTCTGGGGAAGCAGTGCAACCTCCAGCCGAGCCGACAAAGACAGCGCACGCGGACGCGCCAACCAGTTTGCCGGCGCCGCCGGAGGCTTCCGAGCAGCCCGCCGTTACCCCGGCGGTCCCTGAAAATTCCGGAGTGGCCGCCCAACCGGCGGTCGTCGAAACGAGCCTGGCGGCAACCGAAAAGGCTGAGATTGCCCGGCCGGAATCCACAACCGATTCGCTTGCGGTGGCCCCACAAGTCGTGGCTCCGTCGCCAGCATCCGCGGTAGCGAAGGAAGAGCCGGCGGAAGAGGCAATGCCGCGAACCGAGGTCCAGAAAAGGGCGGAAAGCAAACCAGAAATGGTGACCATGAGCCAGGACAGTTCGCCGTTGTTGGCCGTGCCAGCAACCCTGGCGAGCCTGGCATCGCCCTCCCCTTCGAGTTCGCCGGCCGTGTCGCTTTCGGCTGCGACTCCGGTGACCGCTGCTGCCCGAGTGCAGGAACAACCGGCGCCGGCACAGCAGCAACCTGCGCCGGAAGCAGCCGCTCAACAGGCGCCCAAGCCGAAGTACACCGGTGAACCCATCTCAGTGAACCTCAAAGACGTTGAACTCAAGGACTTCTTCCGCCTCATTCACGAGATCAGCGGGCTGAATATTGTCGTGGACCCGGCCGTCAAAGGCACCTTGACGATCGTGCTCGATGATGTCCCGTGGGACCAGGCCATTGACATCGTTCTCAGGAACAACGAATTGGGCAAGGAGCTCGAGGGCAATGTTTTGCGGCTTGCGACTCTGACAACGCTCAAGCGTGAGGAAGATATGCGTCGCGACTTGGCGCTGGCCAGGGCACAGGCGGTCGACCCGGTTACCACCACCCGGGTATTGAGCTATGCCAAAGCCGGGACGCTCAAGGACACGCTCAAGAGGTTTCTCTCGCCACGTGGCGAGCTGATCGCCGACGACCGCTCCAATACCCTCATCATCCGCGACATCCCCATGGTCATTCCCGTGATGGACAATCTGATCCGGCAGCTTGACCGGAAGTCGCTCCAGGTGGAGATTGAAGCGAGAGTGGTCACTGCCAGCCGGCAGTTTGCCCGGGAGATTGGAACCCAATTCGGTTTCGCAACCTCGGCGAATGCTCGCACCGTTTTCGGCGGCTTGGTCGGCCCGGGCGGTTTCACCAGCCCGGTGATTCGCGGACTCGGTCTCCCCATTCCGCCGCTGGTGGTTGCCGGCGGCACCGCCGGGAATCAGATTCCCTTGAACGTCAACTTGCCTACATCGGCGCCGACCAGCGGCGTTACCTTTGCTCACAGCTCACCCAATCTGGCCCTGGACTTCATCATCAGCGCCGCCGAATCCAAAGGCATTGGTAAACTTCTGTCCAAGCCGAAAGTGGTCACTCAAAACAACGTCAAAGCCTCGGTCAGTCAGGGCGTAAAGATTCCCATCCAGACAACCATCAACAACACGATTTCGGTGCAGTTCATTGACGTGACTCTGCGGTTGACCGTAACGCCGCAGATTACCGCAGAGAACACGGTGTTCATGGACATCGACGTGGAAAACACCGCCATTGACCCGGGCATTCCGAGGATCAACGGCATCCCGGCGCTGGACACCCAGGCCGCCACCACCCAGGTGCTCGTGAACGATGGCGGGACGGTCGTCATCGGCGGCGTGATTATTTCCAACCAGCAGATCAACATCGCCCAGGTGCCTTTGATCGGGAGCATCCCGGTGATCGGCCACCTCTTCAAGCGCCAAAAGGTGGAGACCAGCTCGCAAGAGCTGCTGTTCTTCATCACCCCGAAAATTGTTCCGTCCTAG
- a CDS encoding Xaa-Pro peptidase family protein: MNFRAQRLNRLREAMAKGKLDGLLITHLPNIFYLTGFSGTAGALAVTGDALLFSTDGRYRLQARHEVNKIRTRIGQDAVHEAAAWLTRSGARRVGFEASRLTHAVALSIKQRHARLRWTAGQGWVEGLRESKDESELAAMRQAARLISDVARDVMPIIRPGVREDEVAAEIDYRIRRAGGEVAFGTMVASGRRSAFPHGRATHKPIGQNELVVLDLGVILGHYCSDLSRTAYVGKAPPRMKRWFRAILDAQSAARERALPGMAAGEVDAAARRLLRGRRLARYFVHATGHGLGLEVHEAPRVGKGEKAPLKPGMVITIEPGVYLEGVGGMRVEDDLLITETGNEFLTDAPRALQEL; the protein is encoded by the coding sequence ATGAACTTCCGCGCCCAGCGACTGAATCGCTTGCGGGAGGCGATGGCCAAAGGGAAGCTCGACGGCCTTCTGATTACCCACCTCCCCAATATCTTTTACCTGACCGGGTTTTCAGGCACTGCCGGAGCCTTGGCCGTGACTGGCGATGCTCTACTGTTTTCGACCGACGGGCGTTACCGTCTGCAAGCCAGGCACGAGGTCAACAAGATTCGAACCAGAATCGGCCAAGATGCCGTCCACGAGGCAGCCGCATGGTTGACGCGAAGCGGTGCCCGCCGTGTCGGTTTTGAGGCGTCTCGCTTGACCCACGCCGTCGCCCTCTCGATCAAGCAACGCCACGCTCGGCTGCGCTGGACTGCCGGCCAGGGCTGGGTCGAAGGGTTACGCGAGAGCAAGGACGAAAGCGAACTGGCTGCCATGCGTCAGGCAGCCCGACTCATTTCCGACGTCGCCCGCGATGTCATGCCCATCATCCGTCCGGGAGTGAGAGAAGACGAGGTCGCGGCCGAGATCGACTACCGCATCCGGCGAGCAGGGGGAGAAGTGGCGTTCGGGACGATGGTAGCCTCGGGTAGGCGCTCCGCTTTTCCGCACGGCCGCGCCACCCATAAACCCATCGGGCAAAATGAGTTGGTGGTGTTAGACCTTGGTGTTATACTCGGCCACTATTGTAGCGATCTGTCACGCACCGCCTACGTCGGCAAAGCGCCGCCTCGCATGAAGAGGTGGTTTCGGGCGATTCTCGATGCCCAATCCGCCGCCAGGGAGCGCGCGCTTCCAGGCATGGCGGCGGGCGAAGTGGATGCGGCTGCCCGGCGGTTGTTGCGAGGCAGACGACTGGCCCGCTACTTCGTCCATGCCACCGGCCACGGGCTCGGTCTGGAGGTTCACGAGGCGCCCCGCGTCGGGAAAGGCGAGAAAGCACCCCTGAAGCCGGGGATGGTCATAACCATCGAACCGGGCGTTTACCTTGAAGGGGTGGGAGGAATGCGAGTGGAAGACGATCTTCTCATCACCGAGACAGGCAATGAATTCTTGACGGATGCCCCGCGCGCTTTGCAGGAATTGTGA
- the accB gene encoding acetyl-CoA carboxylase biotin carboxyl carrier protein, which translates to MKKDKKRKIEKGGARNSRGIDFREIERLLDFMAERGVEEFEQEKSGQRIRIRREAKASSLPNRARGEVRGDNPALSTLPVAGASGAETEFEAFESAGRVAGDEDLTIIKSPIVGTFYEAPAPGAPALVQIGTQVQVGQVLCIIEAMKLMNEIEAELAGEIVKIFVPNGQPVEYGEPLFAIRPLKRR; encoded by the coding sequence ATGAAGAAGGACAAGAAGAGAAAGATCGAGAAGGGCGGGGCGCGGAACAGCCGGGGGATTGACTTCCGGGAGATCGAAAGACTGCTTGATTTCATGGCTGAACGAGGGGTGGAGGAATTCGAACAGGAGAAGAGCGGGCAGCGCATTCGAATCCGCCGGGAGGCCAAGGCGAGCTCGCTCCCCAATCGCGCCCGGGGCGAGGTCAGGGGAGACAACCCTGCCCTCTCGACCCTCCCGGTGGCGGGGGCGTCAGGAGCGGAAACGGAATTCGAGGCATTCGAGTCGGCCGGTCGCGTCGCTGGCGATGAGGACCTCACCATCATCAAGTCGCCCATCGTGGGTACCTTTTACGAAGCTCCCGCGCCTGGAGCTCCGGCCCTTGTGCAGATCGGTACACAGGTTCAGGTGGGGCAGGTGCTCTGCATCATTGAGGCCATGAAGTTGATGAATGAGATTGAAGCGGAGCTTGCCGGCGAGATCGTGAAAATCTTCGTCCCGAACGGCCAGCCGGTCGAGTACGGTGAGCCGTTGTTTGCCATTCGGCCTCTGAAACGCCGGTGA
- the accC gene encoding acetyl-CoA carboxylase biotin carboxylase subunit yields the protein MFKKILVANRGEIALRIICACKELGIRTLAVYSEADRNSLHVRFADEAICIGPAPSTESYLNIPHVISAAEIANVDAIHPGYGFLSENARFAEVCQASQIAFIGPDPEIIRLMGEKDRARRTMAKAGLPVVPGSEGVINTVEEGLAVAGRIGYPVFVKAVAGGGGRGMRIVNVPEDFADALAAAQNEAAQAFGTGDVYVEKMIERPRHIEFQVLGDRHGKVVHLGERECSIQRRHQKLLEESPSPIMDAKLRAEVGGAVVRAIEALGYCNAGTLEFLVDENRNFFFIEMNTRVQVEHPVTEMVTGIDMIKAQIQLAAGERVEEVAAGETEIRGHAMECRINAENPETFMPCAGRISAFHTPGGTGVRVDTAAHADCVIPPYYDSLIAKLIVRGKDRKEAAMRMARALEMCIVEGVETTIPLHRKILADPDFLAGTYDTHFLERWSSNPALAGR from the coding sequence ATGTTCAAAAAGATTTTGGTAGCCAACCGAGGCGAGATCGCTCTCCGCATTATCTGCGCTTGCAAGGAACTCGGGATTCGTACCCTGGCCGTTTACTCCGAAGCCGACCGCAATTCGCTCCACGTGCGCTTTGCCGACGAGGCCATCTGCATCGGTCCTGCCCCAAGCACCGAGAGCTACTTGAACATTCCCCATGTGATCAGCGCCGCTGAAATCGCCAACGTGGACGCCATTCATCCCGGATACGGCTTTCTCTCGGAAAACGCCCGTTTTGCCGAAGTCTGCCAGGCGTCGCAGATTGCTTTCATTGGGCCCGATCCTGAGATCATTCGGTTGATGGGCGAGAAGGACCGAGCCCGCCGGACAATGGCCAAGGCTGGCTTGCCGGTCGTGCCCGGGTCGGAAGGCGTGATCAACACCGTGGAGGAGGGGTTGGCCGTAGCCGGGCGCATCGGCTACCCGGTGTTTGTCAAGGCGGTCGCCGGGGGAGGTGGTCGGGGCATGCGCATCGTGAATGTTCCGGAGGATTTTGCTGACGCCCTGGCCGCGGCCCAAAACGAAGCTGCCCAGGCCTTCGGAACGGGCGATGTCTATGTCGAGAAGATGATTGAACGGCCGCGACACATTGAGTTTCAGGTGCTGGGCGACCGGCACGGCAAAGTCGTCCACCTCGGCGAGCGCGAATGTTCCATCCAGCGGCGTCATCAAAAGCTATTGGAAGAATCGCCTTCCCCCATCATGGACGCAAAGCTGCGCGCCGAAGTTGGCGGGGCGGTTGTCCGGGCGATAGAAGCTCTCGGTTACTGCAATGCCGGGACCCTCGAATTTTTGGTCGATGAGAACCGGAATTTCTTTTTCATTGAAATGAACACGCGCGTTCAGGTGGAACATCCGGTGACGGAAATGGTCACCGGGATCGACATGATTAAAGCGCAGATTCAGTTGGCCGCCGGCGAGCGGGTGGAGGAAGTGGCTGCCGGCGAAACAGAGATTCGCGGTCACGCCATGGAGTGCCGCATCAACGCGGAGAACCCGGAAACGTTTATGCCCTGCGCGGGACGTATTTCCGCCTTCCACACCCCCGGCGGGACCGGTGTCCGTGTGGATACCGCCGCCCACGCCGATTGCGTCATTCCCCCGTACTATGATTCCTTGATCGCCAAGCTGATCGTGCGCGGCAAGGATCGGAAGGAGGCGGCCATGCGCATGGCGCGGGCGCTCGAGATGTGCATCGTCGAAGGCGTCGAAACAACCATTCCGTTGCACCGGAAAATCCTGGCCGACCCGGATTTTCTTGCCGGGACGTACGACACCCATTTTCTTGAGCGCTGGTCGTCCAACCCCGCCTTGGCGGGGCGCTAG
- the thiE gene encoding thiamine phosphate synthase: MFPRLYAVLDGSILGPAVEASAQKLIAAGVRLFQYRHKKASSRQLFTVCQNLSRNMKAAEARFVVNDRCDIARLTASGGVHLGQEDLDPKEARAIVGGESWVGLSTHTLGEVEAAATTTADYIAIGPIFPTISKEGARPPVGLGLIREARKITDKPLVAIGGITLETAPEALAAGADSVAVIRDLIEAADVGARARQYLEVLRAL, translated from the coding sequence ATGTTTCCACGCCTCTACGCCGTCCTTGACGGAAGCATCCTTGGTCCGGCTGTGGAAGCCTCCGCTCAAAAGCTGATCGCCGCTGGCGTCAGGCTGTTTCAATACCGCCACAAAAAGGCCTCCAGCCGGCAACTTTTCACCGTCTGTCAGAACCTGTCCCGGAACATGAAGGCGGCGGAAGCGCGGTTCGTGGTGAACGACCGCTGCGACATCGCCCGGCTGACGGCGAGCGGCGGTGTTCATCTCGGCCAGGAGGACCTGGACCCGAAGGAGGCCCGCGCCATTGTGGGCGGCGAGTCGTGGGTCGGCCTTTCGACGCATACCCTGGGAGAGGTGGAAGCGGCCGCGACCACCACCGCCGACTACATCGCCATCGGGCCTATTTTTCCAACGATCAGCAAGGAGGGCGCGCGGCCTCCCGTTGGTCTCGGACTCATTCGTGAGGCGCGAAAGATCACGGACAAGCCGCTGGTCGCCATCGGCGGGATTACCCTGGAGACGGCGCCGGAGGCTTTGGCCGCCGGGGCAGACTCGGTCGCGGTCATCCGCGACCTGATCGAAGCTGCCGACGTGGGTGCCCGCGCGCGTCAATACCTGGAAGTGTTGCGAGCGTTGTAG
- a CDS encoding amino acid permease, whose protein sequence is MSELTANRMVTRQRVELLRGLGLMDATTIVIGSMIGSGIFIVSADIARQVPSPAGLLLVWLVSGVLTMIGALSYGELAAAMPKAGGQYVYLRESLGPLWGFLYGWALFLVIQTGTVAAVAIAFAKFAGVFLPFISSTRVLLHFGTLPFLNRPMDLTTQNLLAILSIIALTLVNMRGLRMGALVQNIFTFVKTGALAALIVLGFVLGKNATALAANFGNFWQGVDFSGTTVRLIAVAMVGALFAADAWNNVTFTAAEVREPSRNLPRSLALGAGIVLLLYVLANVSYLAMLPLQGSATGATVLARGIQHAAEDRVGAAAGQVIFGPIGLFLMAGAILISTFGCNNGLILAGARVYYAMARDGLFFRRLADLNPKYHSPNAALIAQCLWACLLTLSGTYSQLLDYIIFTVLLFYILTISGLFVLRAKRPEMVRPYRAWGYPAVPLLYIGMAVLIEVLLLIYKPLYTWPGLIIVFLGVPVYWVWHKKAASL, encoded by the coding sequence GTGTCAGAACTGACAGCCAATCGCATGGTCACTCGGCAGCGAGTGGAATTGCTTCGCGGCCTCGGGCTGATGGATGCCACCACGATTGTGATCGGCTCGATGATCGGCTCGGGCATTTTCATCGTGTCAGCCGACATCGCCCGCCAGGTACCTTCTCCGGCAGGCTTGCTCCTGGTCTGGCTGGTTAGCGGGGTCCTGACCATGATCGGGGCGCTCAGCTATGGGGAACTCGCCGCCGCCATGCCGAAGGCCGGTGGCCAGTATGTCTATCTGCGAGAAAGTTTGGGCCCCTTGTGGGGCTTTCTCTATGGCTGGGCTCTGTTTCTGGTGATCCAGACCGGGACAGTTGCCGCGGTGGCGATTGCCTTTGCCAAATTCGCGGGCGTCTTTCTGCCGTTCATTTCCAGCACCCGGGTGCTTTTGCACTTCGGGACCCTGCCGTTTCTGAACCGCCCCATGGATTTGACCACTCAGAATCTCCTCGCCATCCTTTCCATCATCGCGCTCACCCTGGTCAACATGCGGGGATTGCGGATGGGGGCGCTGGTACAGAACATTTTCACGTTTGTGAAGACCGGAGCGCTGGCGGCTCTGATTGTCCTTGGTTTTGTTTTGGGAAAGAATGCGACGGCACTGGCGGCCAATTTCGGGAACTTCTGGCAGGGAGTGGATTTCTCCGGCACCACCGTCCGCCTCATCGCCGTCGCTATGGTTGGGGCGCTCTTTGCTGCTGATGCGTGGAACAACGTGACCTTCACCGCCGCTGAGGTGCGCGAACCCAGTCGAAACTTGCCCCGATCCCTCGCCCTGGGCGCGGGCATCGTCCTGCTCCTCTATGTTCTGGCCAATGTCTCCTACCTGGCCATGCTGCCTCTTCAAGGAAGCGCCACCGGCGCTACCGTGCTCGCCAGGGGGATTCAGCACGCCGCCGAAGATCGCGTCGGCGCCGCCGCCGGCCAAGTGATCTTCGGCCCCATCGGCCTCTTTCTCATGGCCGGCGCCATTTTGATCTCAACCTTTGGGTGCAACAACGGACTGATCCTGGCCGGGGCGCGAGTGTACTACGCCATGGCCCGAGACGGCTTGTTCTTTCGCCGCCTGGCCGACCTGAACCCCAAATATCACTCGCCCAACGCTGCTCTGATCGCGCAATGCCTCTGGGCTTGCTTGCTGACCCTGAGCGGGACTTACAGCCAGCTTCTCGACTACATCATTTTCACAGTTCTCTTGTTTTACATTTTGACCATCTCGGGTCTTTTCGTCCTGAGGGCCAAACGACCCGAGATGGTGAGGCCATACCGGGCGTGGGGCTATCCCGCCGTGCCGCTGTTATACATAGGAATGGCGGTCTTGATTGAGGTGCTCCTGTTGATATACAAACCGCTTTACACTTGGCCGGGCTTGATCATTGTGTTCTTGGGCGTCCCTGTTTACTGGGTGTGGCACAAGAAGGCGGCTTCCCTATAG
- a CDS encoding amino acid permease, with product MASQLFATKPLDLLLKQAADTEHGLKRALRAVDLVMLGVGAIIGAGIFVLTGQAAAQHAGPAIVLSFVAAGIACVFAGLCYAEMAAMIPIAGSAYTYSYATMGEFLAWIIGWDLILEYSLGAATVAVGWSGYVVSLLKDIGLVIPPQFTAGPFLQVTLADGSQASGIINLPAIFIIGLVTSLLVIGIRESANVNTTIVFVKVGVVILFILVGIRYINRANWTPFIPPNTGVFEQFGWTGILTGAGVIFFAYIGFDAVSTAAQEARNPQKDMPIGILTSLVICTILYIAVSVVLTGIVPYKELNVPDPMAVGINATGLYWMRFVVKIGAIAGLSSVILVMLLGQPRIFWTMAGDGLLPRAFSKVHPRFRTPYVTTILTGIAVAIAAGLFPIGVLGHLVSIGTLFAFILVCAGVGVLRYTKPQIARPFRAPWIWFVAPAGMITCFYLMYGLPKETWERLFIWMAIGLVIYLAYGRNHSMLRRKATPPKAP from the coding sequence ATGGCGAGTCAACTCTTCGCCACCAAACCGCTTGACCTCTTGCTCAAACAGGCCGCGGACACCGAACATGGTCTGAAGCGTGCTCTTCGCGCGGTTGACCTGGTCATGCTGGGCGTGGGGGCGATCATCGGCGCAGGAATCTTTGTCCTGACCGGCCAGGCCGCCGCCCAGCACGCCGGGCCGGCCATTGTGCTCTCATTCGTCGCCGCGGGGATTGCCTGTGTTTTTGCCGGCCTGTGCTATGCCGAGATGGCAGCGATGATCCCGATTGCCGGCAGTGCCTACACCTATTCCTATGCCACGATGGGAGAGTTCCTCGCCTGGATCATCGGTTGGGACCTGATCCTGGAATACTCGCTGGGCGCTGCCACCGTGGCGGTGGGCTGGTCGGGCTATGTGGTCAGCTTGTTGAAAGACATCGGGCTTGTCATCCCGCCGCAATTTACCGCAGGCCCATTTTTGCAGGTAACTCTGGCGGACGGTTCGCAGGCCTCGGGTATCATCAACCTGCCTGCCATCTTCATCATCGGTCTCGTCACTTCTCTGCTCGTGATCGGCATCCGTGAATCGGCCAATGTGAACACAACCATTGTGTTCGTCAAAGTGGGTGTGGTGATCCTGTTCATCTTGGTAGGAATCCGCTACATCAACCGCGCCAACTGGACGCCCTTCATACCCCCCAACACCGGAGTTTTTGAACAATTCGGGTGGACGGGCATCCTGACCGGGGCGGGAGTGATTTTCTTCGCTTACATCGGCTTCGACGCCGTTTCCACGGCCGCCCAGGAGGCCAGGAACCCGCAAAAGGATATGCCCATCGGCATCCTGACAAGTCTGGTGATTTGCACCATTCTGTACATCGCCGTCTCGGTCGTGCTCACCGGGATTGTCCCTTACAAAGAGTTGAATGTACCGGATCCGATGGCAGTCGGAATCAACGCCACCGGGTTGTACTGGATGCGTTTCGTGGTCAAGATCGGCGCCATCGCCGGTCTGAGTTCGGTTATCCTGGTTATGCTGTTGGGACAGCCGCGCATTTTCTGGACCATGGCCGGGGATGGCCTGCTACCGCGGGCCTTCAGCAAGGTTCATCCCAGGTTCCGCACCCCATATGTCACTACCATCCTGACCGGAATCGCCGTCGCCATTGCTGCAGGACTTTTCCCCATTGGCGTCCTCGGCCACCTCGTGAGCATCGGCACCCTCTTTGCTTTCATCCTGGTTTGCGCTGGCGTGGGGGTCCTGCGTTATACCAAGCCACAAATTGCGCGACCCTTCCGTGCCCCGTGGATTTGGTTTGTGGCGCCGGCAGGGATGATTACCTGCTTCTACCTGATGTACGGCCTGCCCAAGGAGACTTGGGAGCGCCTGTTCATCTGGATGGCGATCGGCCTGGTGATCTATCTCGCCTACGGCCGTAACCACAGCATGCTTCGGCGGAAGGCAACCCCACCCAAAGCACCGTAG